A stretch of DNA from Nitrososphaerota archaeon:
ACATAGTTGAAAAACCAGTTAACCTACTTTCAGATGTCGTAGCTTCGGGTATGTACTACTTTTATCCGCAGATTCTTCAATATTTGCAACTGCTCTCTGACGGAAAACCGCTTGAGCTTACTAATGGGATCAGAGAACTTCTGAGACATAAGAAAGTAGAAGCTGTTTGGGCGAAAGCATTTCTTGACATAGGAACTCCAGCTGGGCTGAAGGCTGCCGATGATTTTCTAAAAGGGAAGATGGTTGCAGAATAGAATTAAGGTATACGCCCCTCACAGAATAAGCTACTGTGGAGGGGGGACAGACTTTCCATCATTTTACAACCAATATGGCGGTGCCGTCATAAACTGTGCTATCAACAGGTTTTCAAAAATCTACGCCAGACCTGAGCGCGGTTCGAATATATTTCTTGAAGCAAAAAGAGTAAACGAAACATACTCGGGAAACATGTTAGAGGTAAAGAACAAGAATAAGCTTTCCATGCCGCTGAAAGCCATTCTTGACTGGAACCAACCGGTACATATGGTAATCGAGAGCGACGTTCCACCGGGAAGCGGCCTTGGGTCATCTGGAACATTGGCAGTAAATCTGATTAACACGCTTAACTTTCTGAAAAGAGGCAGCACAATCCAGCCGAGTATTCTTGCCGAACACGCTTATCATTTTGAGGCTTATACATTGGGAAAGGCTGTTGGCAAGCAGGATCACTATGCTGCGGCGTTAGGAGGAATGAACTTCATAGAATTTGGTGCGCAAGGAGTGAAAGTTAGCCGTTTTGCTACAGAAACTGCGATTGAACTGCAGAAAAGGTGCATACTTTTCTATCTTGGGAAGACTAGAATTGCAGACATAATTCTGAAAAGGCAGGAAAGAAATGTGGTTCAAAGAAATGAAAGTACGATTGAAGCTTTGAAGGGGATGATAACACTTACCCGCAGAATGAAAAGGTCGATAGATAAAAGGAATTTTGGAGAAATTGGATCACTACTTGAAGACGCATGGCTGCTAAAGAAAAAGTACACTACAGGTATATCAAACAAATTCATCGACAAGGTGCATACTAGAGCACTGCGATCTGGGGCTACAGGTGCAAAGGTTACTGGAGCCGGAGGTGGCGGCCATTTCTTCGTCTATGCAGAAGCAGATAGACACAGAAAAATCATAAGGAACCTTAATGATATAGGGTGCGAACATATACCGTTCAAGGTGTGCGAGAGTGGAGCTTGGGTTGAAAAGTGAAACTAAGAGGTTTCTGGTAGATTCTAAGAGTGCAATAGATTCCTTCCTAAATAATCCTGCTGTTGAACGATTTATTTCAATTCTGAAAGACGCAAGACAGCGCCGAAAAAACGTGTTTGTATTCGGTAATGGAGGAAGCTCCGCTACTGCATCGCATTTTGTGTGCGACCTTCTGAAGACATCAATTGTAAAAGGCAAGCCTAGGTTCAAAGCCTACTCGCTTACCGATAATGTACCTGTCATGACAGCTTGGTCGAATGACGTCTCTTACAGCGATATCTTTGCAGAGCAGTTGAAGAACTTTCTTGAATCAGGCGACATAGCGATAGCCATAAGCGGGAGCGGAAACTCTCCAAACGTGCTTAGAGGAACGGAATTTGCAAAAGAAAATGGCGCAGTCACAGTTGGATTGACTGGCAACTCTGGCAAATTGGCTGGAATGGTTGATATATGTATCAAAGTACCTTCTAGTAATATCCTCCTAATAGAAGGCGCACATTCTGTCCTTTTGCACTATGTCACAGAAGTTCTACGAGAAGCATGATACCTGCTGTATTCGTGGATAGGGATGGAACTCTAGTAGAACAGAAGGACGGAAGTTACATTTCGTCAATAAATGAAGTCAAGTTCATAAATCAGAACGTCTATCCGCTTTTAAGCTGGTTCCAGAAGGAAGGCTTCCTTATTATCATAGTTACGAACCAAGCCGGGATAAACAAGGGCTTGGTGACTTGGGAGCAGGTACGCAGAGTAAATGACTATGTTGTCAGAGAACTCGACAAGCACAAGGTAAAGGTAACAGATGTTTACACATGCCCCCACAGAATAGAGGAAAACTGCAACTGTAGGAAGCCTCAGCCCGGCTTGATACTTAGGGCAAGCAGAGAGCACAGAATTGACCTTGCTAACAGTGTGATAATAGGAGACAGGGATATGGATGTGGAGGCAGGATTCCGGGCAGGTGTGAAGAGAGCCATAAAGATATGAGCGTTAGCGTAATCACACCTGTCCATGGCAAAAAAGAGTCGTATGCGTCGCTGATAGAGGAAATTGGACAGCACCTAGCAGAACAATCTGCAAAACCAGCTGAATGGTTGTTGGTCTGCGACACAAATTCGACATGGCTCAAAGACCTTACTCTGCCTCCATTCGCCGTAGTCCTTGTTTCCCCACAGAACAATATATCGTTGAAGAGGAATATAGCTTTGGACGAGGCTACGGGGGATTTCATATTCTTCCTTGATTCTGATCAAAGACCTGAAACTCCAGAGCTCATTGCCGATTGCTTAACAATGACAAGGGAAGGTTACGATATACTGCTAATCCCAGAGAAGTTCTCATATAGAGGCCCGTACCTCAAGAGATGTTATCATCATCTGCGCGGTCTCTACTGGAAGTACTCGGGCGAGGGCATACCAAGATTTTTCAGAAGAAGCAGGATAGGAAGTGCCAGATATGATACCGTTCATCTGCACTTTGAGGATCTCAAGTTTTATGAATCTGTTAGGAAGGGTGCAAAAGAAGGCAGTGCCTCAAAATACATAATTCATGATGAGGCATATCAGATATACGGAAACCTGAGAAAAGCGAGGATAGCGCAGAAGCAGAAAACTAAACATCAAATAGAATCACCATTTCGTCTCAGCACCAGCACGATATTGAAGGAGACGCCATTAAGCATGTTGCCAGGGGTAATTCTAATTTTGGTTCTACGTACGCTAGCAAAAAGACTGCTCCCTGTAGCTGGCGATACGTCTCGTTAAATGGCCCTAGAAGAACCAAACCACGAGTAGCGCGAAACCAAATACAGCATAAGAGCCTGCAAGAAGCTTAAGCATCTTTCCCTTTAGTATGAAGCAAGGCATTCTGTAGAGCGACGGAGCCAATGAAATAAATCTAAAGTATCCTGAAAAATATGAATATGCTGGCTGTATTATTGAACCAAGCGCTATCAAGCATAGGCTGAATGTATCTACAAGCTTTTTCCTGACTGCAAAATAGATTGATAGAACTATCCCAAGGAATACCGACCAAACAACTATCTCATTAAGAATCAGATTTATTCCACTAATTTGGAATGTACCAGTAGCCCCAAAAAATCTATTGTAGAGAAATGAGCCGAAGGGAATTCCCAGCTGAGGAGGCAAATCACTCCCTCTTGCGAACTCGATAAAGTGCTCTATAGTGAACCTTGATATTAGATAATAACCAAAACCTGCAATTGTAGCTAGAATTATTGATAGGTACGGCAGGAATTTTTTCCCTTTTGCAAGTGCAAAGTATGGCAGTGCAAAAATAAAAAAGTCAGGTCTGGCAATTACTGCCAATGAAAGAACTAGAGATGCTGGAAGAAACTTGTCTTTTCGGAACAGTAGAAGACCTCCAAGCATAAGCATATAGTACAGAGGCTCGTTCATTCCTCCGTGTATTGAAACCAGCAGAATGGGGTTGAAAGCATAAAAGATCGTTGCAATTGCAAAACCATCTCCCCTAGTCATTTTGTAGAATATTGCAACGCTTGAAGAGAATGCGACAACGTTAATGACTTCCATAGTAACTGCAGTTATAAAGGAATTTCCTGCGGCTACCAGCGAAACTAAAAGGGGGTACAGGAATGTGGCGTACCTGAAGCCAGAATCTACTGGAGGGTCTTTGAATGGAGCAAGCGCAATTTTGTAATAGGAGATACCGTCCGTGTTAGCTTCACTTGCAAAGTTGAATACAGTCTTCCCACTCAATAATCCAATAACATAAAAGGCAAAATTCAAGATAATAAAAGCGGCAAAGACTGTGAAACTGTTGATTCTAAACGAGGGCAATTTTAATCTGAACCAAAGGCTACATGGTATTAGTCTTTGCTTTTATTTGATCTATGGCCTTCTCCATGTTCTTCTGAAAAGCAGCCCAAGTGTAGTTTTCTTCGACCCTTTTCCTCCCCTTTTTGCCCATCTTTTTTCTTAGATTCGCATCACTAATCAAGATTGAAATCTTTGTAGCCCATTCTTTTGGATTTTCTTCAACGACATAGCCAGTTTCTCCATCAAGAATTGTTTCAGAAGGGCCTCCAATGTTTGACGCGATAACTGGCTTACCAGAAGCCATCGCCTCAACTGGCCCGAAGCCATAATGTTCCCCAGTCGGCGTGTACAAAAATATAGAGCAATTGCGGTAAAGCTCTAGCAATTCCTTATCCGAAACGTTGGTCAGGATTTTAACGTCGTTTCCTAATCCTTTGCTGCGAACCTTTTCTTTCAACACATCGGCATAAGACTCGAAGCCCCGTTGAACAGTACCAGCTATTATAAGGGGAACTGCGTCTCTCGATTTCTTTAGTTCGGCAAGTGCATCTAAAGCAAGTTCGAGATTTTTATTGGGCATTATCCTGTTAACGCTGAGCAGGAAACCTTCATCATTTTCACTATAAGCAAACCGCATTGTATCGACTCCGGGGTAAGCAATTATCCCGTCTCTCGAAAACGCCCTTTTTATAGCATCAAGTGTGAAACCCGAGTTGCAAGTTACAACATCACCCCCTTCGAAGCCTCGCTTTTCCGCCCTGTCTATCAATAAATGCAATATTCGCCTCAGATTATCCCCTTTTTTGACAAGGTACTTCTCAGGATGGTGGCAGTAGATTATTGAAGGTCTGTACATATGCGCAAGATAGTAGCTGGAGCTAAAGACGAAAAGGTCAGGTCTGTACTTTGAAAGACAATATTGCATCATCTTCTTTGAAGTTTGATAAGCTGCTATGGCTCTGAACATGCCGAAGAAAGTCTTTCTACCTCCTGATGCGAAGACGGTTTCTTTCTTGAACTCTTCAAATGACGTCTTTGGATCGTAAAACGCTGTAAAATAGGCAACATCGTGACCAACGTTCTTCAATGAGCTCCCGAGCCCAAGCACGAGTCTCTGTGCTCCCGTTCTCATCGAAATATCATAGTGTATTATTGCTATTTTCATGCAGAGCACTTATTCAACCGTCTGTCTGTACATGTCGATTAGTTTCTTGCCGACCTTCCATTTATCGTGATTTTCAAGTATGAACTCTCTGTTTCTTCTCTGCTCAGCTTTCA
This window harbors:
- a CDS encoding SIS domain-containing protein, coding for MELGLKSETKRFLVDSKSAIDSFLNNPAVERFISILKDARQRRKNVFVFGNGGSSATASHFVCDLLKTSIVKGKPRFKAYSLTDNVPVMTAWSNDVSYSDIFAEQLKNFLESGDIAIAISGSGNSPNVLRGTEFAKENGAVTVGLTGNSGKLAGMVDICIKVPSSNILLIEGAHSVLLHYVTEVLREA
- a CDS encoding HAD-IIIA family hydrolase, with the protein product MIPAVFVDRDGTLVEQKDGSYISSINEVKFINQNVYPLLSWFQKEGFLIIIVTNQAGINKGLVTWEQVRRVNDYVVRELDKHKVKVTDVYTCPHRIEENCNCRKPQPGLILRASREHRIDLANSVIIGDRDMDVEAGFRAGVKRAIKI
- a CDS encoding glycosyltransferase family 2 protein, giving the protein MSVSVITPVHGKKESYASLIEEIGQHLAEQSAKPAEWLLVCDTNSTWLKDLTLPPFAVVLVSPQNNISLKRNIALDEATGDFIFFLDSDQRPETPELIADCLTMTREGYDILLIPEKFSYRGPYLKRCYHHLRGLYWKYSGEGIPRFFRRSRIGSARYDTVHLHFEDLKFYESVRKGAKEGSASKYIIHDEAYQIYGNLRKARIAQKQKTKHQIESPFRLSTSTILKETPLSMLPGVILILVLRTLAKRLLPVAGDTSR
- a CDS encoding glycosyltransferase, whose amino-acid sequence is MKIAIIHYDISMRTGAQRLVLGLGSSLKNVGHDVAYFTAFYDPKTSFEEFKKETVFASGGRKTFFGMFRAIAAYQTSKKMMQYCLSKYRPDLFVFSSSYYLAHMYRPSIIYCHHPEKYLVKKGDNLRRILHLLIDRAEKRGFEGGDVVTCNSGFTLDAIKRAFSRDGIIAYPGVDTMRFAYSENDEGFLLSVNRIMPNKNLELALDALAELKKSRDAVPLIIAGTVQRGFESYADVLKEKVRSKGLGNDVKILTNVSDKELLELYRNCSIFLYTPTGEHYGFGPVEAMASGKPVIASNIGGPSETILDGETGYVVEENPKEWATKISILISDANLRKKMGKKGRKRVEENYTWAAFQKNMEKAIDQIKAKTNTM